In a genomic window of Variovorax paradoxus:
- a CDS encoding LysR family transcriptional regulator, with amino-acid sequence MSITIKQLQHFVATAHTGQVSRAAQRCYVSQPSLTTSLRNLETALKVQLFTRHSDGLRLTVHGEGFLRHAQHILRTLEVAVEETHGSASSVEGRVRIAITDTVSEYMLPKIIGAMRRQLPLVEFEPVERNREEIEAGLRSGEFDLAVVLVSNLSQAPDIRRENLLKSQRRLWTSLDHPLATGQSVSLKEIAELPFVLLDMDEHVETVGRYWGAAKLEPKVVFRTKSIEAVRSLVAQNVGVTILSDLVFRPWSHDGGRIRRTAMAGAVPSMDLGLAYRRSGVLSEAVAACASTLRLLAKTVTRESDLRAGDGP; translated from the coding sequence ATGTCGATCACGATCAAGCAGCTGCAGCACTTCGTCGCCACGGCCCACACCGGCCAGGTCTCGCGCGCGGCGCAGCGCTGCTACGTGAGCCAGCCCTCGTTGACGACCTCGCTGCGCAATCTCGAGACCGCGCTGAAGGTCCAACTCTTCACGCGGCATTCCGACGGGCTGCGGCTCACGGTGCATGGCGAAGGCTTCCTGCGCCATGCGCAGCACATCCTGCGCACGCTCGAGGTGGCGGTGGAGGAGACCCATGGCTCGGCGTCCTCGGTCGAAGGGCGCGTGCGCATCGCCATCACGGACACGGTGTCCGAATACATGCTGCCGAAGATCATCGGCGCCATGCGCCGGCAGTTGCCGCTGGTCGAGTTCGAACCGGTCGAGCGCAACCGCGAGGAGATCGAGGCGGGCCTGCGCAGCGGCGAGTTCGACCTCGCCGTGGTGCTGGTCTCGAACCTCTCGCAGGCGCCCGACATCCGGCGCGAGAACCTGCTGAAGTCGCAGCGCCGCCTGTGGACCTCGCTCGACCATCCGTTGGCCACCGGGCAGTCGGTGTCATTGAAGGAGATCGCGGAGCTTCCGTTCGTGCTGCTCGACATGGACGAGCACGTGGAGACCGTGGGCCGCTACTGGGGCGCGGCGAAGCTCGAGCCCAAGGTCGTGTTCCGGACCAAGTCGATCGAGGCCGTGCGCAGCCTGGTCGCGCAGAACGTCGGCGTCACGATCCTGTCGGACCTGGTGTTCCGCCCGTGGTCGCACGACGGCGGCCGCATTCGCCGCACGGCGATGGCGGGCGCGGTGCCGTCGATGGACCTGGGGCTGGCCTACCGGCGCAGCGGTGTGTTGTCCGAAGCGGTCGCCGCCTGCGCGAGCACCTTGCGGCTGCTGGCGAAGACGGTGACGCGCGAATCGGACCTGCGGGCCGGCGACGGTCCTTGA
- a CDS encoding pirin family protein, translated as MKKVLGVYSAPRTHWVGDGFPVRSLFGYDGLGKHLSPFLLLDHAAPTSFEPAVRPRGVGQHPHRGFETVTIVYQGEVEHRDSTGAGGLIGPGDVQWMTAGGGILHEEFHSRAFTERGGTMEMVQLWVNLPAKDKMAEPGYQTLLDAQIASVDLPEGAGRVRVIAGAFDGQRGPARTFTPMDVWDLRIAQGRTGRFEAKEGHTLALVVLRGTVLVNGETIAREGQLVHLDTAGSGVEIEANSDATVLWLSGEPIDEPVVGYGPFVMNSEAEIRQAMADFNSGRFGRMPA; from the coding sequence ATGAAGAAGGTTCTCGGTGTCTACAGCGCCCCCCGCACGCACTGGGTGGGCGACGGTTTTCCGGTGCGCTCGCTGTTCGGCTACGACGGCCTGGGCAAGCACCTGAGCCCGTTCCTGCTGCTCGACCATGCGGCGCCGACGTCCTTCGAACCGGCCGTCCGCCCGCGTGGCGTGGGCCAGCATCCGCACCGCGGTTTCGAGACCGTGACCATCGTCTACCAGGGCGAGGTCGAGCATCGCGATTCCACCGGCGCGGGCGGCCTGATCGGTCCGGGCGACGTGCAATGGATGACCGCCGGCGGCGGCATCCTGCACGAGGAGTTCCACTCGCGCGCCTTCACCGAACGCGGCGGCACGATGGAGATGGTGCAGCTCTGGGTCAACCTGCCCGCGAAGGACAAGATGGCCGAGCCCGGCTACCAGACCCTGCTCGACGCGCAGATCGCGTCGGTGGACCTGCCCGAGGGCGCGGGCCGGGTGCGCGTGATCGCCGGCGCATTCGACGGCCAGCGCGGCCCGGCGCGCACCTTCACGCCGATGGACGTGTGGGACCTTCGCATCGCCCAGGGCCGCACCGGTCGCTTCGAGGCGAAGGAAGGCCACACGCTGGCGCTGGTGGTGCTGCGCGGCACGGTGCTGGTCAATGGCGAGACGATCGCGCGTGAAGGGCAGCTGGTGCACCTGGACACCGCCGGCAGCGGCGTGGAGATCGAGGCCAACAGCGACGCGACGGTGCTGTGGCTGTCGGGCGAACCGATCGACGAGCCCGTGGTGGGCTACGGTCCGTTCGTGATGAACAGCGAGGCCGAGATCCGCCAGGCCATGGCCGACTTCAACAGCGGCCGCTTCGGGCGCATGCCGGCCTGA
- a CDS encoding LysR family transcriptional regulator, protein MKDLNDLYYYVQVVDHGGFAPAGRALGMPKSKLSRRIALLEERLGTRLIQRSTRRFAVTEPGQTYYGHCKAMLVEADAADEAIALTQAEPRGVVRMTCPVALLDTHVGDMVAAFMVAHPRVQIHLEETNRRVDVVGEGVDVAIRVRPPPIEDSELVMRVLAERGQCLVAHPQLLSGGIPRVPADLAGLPSMDLGLPQHEHVWTLLGPDGAQAAVRHQPRLVTRGMLALRAAALAGVGVVQLPSMMVREQIARGELIHVIQGWAPRREIIHAVFASRRGLLPAVRALVDFLAERFGALDED, encoded by the coding sequence ATGAAGGACCTGAACGACCTCTACTACTACGTGCAGGTGGTGGACCACGGCGGTTTCGCGCCCGCGGGCCGCGCGCTGGGCATGCCCAAGTCCAAGCTCAGCCGGCGCATCGCGCTGCTCGAGGAGCGCCTGGGCACGCGCCTGATCCAGCGCTCGACGCGGCGCTTCGCCGTCACCGAACCGGGCCAGACCTACTACGGCCACTGCAAGGCGATGCTGGTCGAGGCCGACGCGGCCGACGAGGCCATCGCGCTGACCCAGGCCGAGCCGCGCGGCGTGGTGCGCATGACCTGCCCGGTGGCGCTGCTCGACACGCATGTCGGCGACATGGTGGCCGCCTTCATGGTCGCGCACCCGCGCGTGCAGATCCATCTCGAGGAAACCAACCGCCGCGTGGACGTGGTGGGCGAGGGCGTCGACGTCGCCATTCGCGTGCGGCCGCCGCCGATCGAGGACAGCGAACTCGTGATGCGCGTGCTCGCCGAGCGCGGGCAGTGCCTGGTGGCGCATCCGCAGTTGCTGTCGGGCGGCATCCCGCGCGTGCCCGCCGACCTCGCGGGCCTGCCGAGCATGGACCTCGGCCTGCCGCAGCACGAGCATGTGTGGACCCTGCTCGGCCCCGACGGCGCGCAGGCCGCCGTCCGCCACCAGCCGCGCCTCGTCACGCGCGGCATGCTCGCACTGCGCGCCGCGGCCCTCGCGGGCGTGGGTGTGGTGCAACTGCCGTCGATGATGGTGCGCGAGCAGATCGCGCGCGGCGAGCTGATCCACGTGATCCAGGGCTGGGCGCCGCGGCGCGAGATCATCCACGCCGTGTTCGCTTCGCGGCGCGGGCTGCTGCCGGCGGTACGGGCGCTGGTGGACTTCCTGGCGGAGCGTTTTGGGGCGCTGGACGAGGACTGA
- a CDS encoding ATP/GTP-binding protein, which yields MRDFKLVFTGPMGVGKTTAIAAISDIKPIGTEVANADSSVAKATTTVGLDFGQLTLDNGDRLRLYGTPGQARFDFMWKILVRDALGLAILIDNSRPDPLADLAAYLDGFAGALETMPCALGITRLPTHPSPTLDDYAGALAARGLVLPVLAMDPRRKDDVVALIETLLMQIEVIDEEIAP from the coding sequence ATGAGGGATTTCAAGCTCGTCTTCACGGGCCCGATGGGCGTGGGCAAGACCACGGCCATCGCCGCCATCAGCGACATCAAGCCCATCGGGACCGAGGTCGCCAATGCCGACAGCTCGGTGGCCAAGGCCACCACGACGGTGGGACTCGATTTCGGCCAGCTGACGCTGGACAACGGCGACCGGCTGCGCCTTTACGGCACGCCGGGACAGGCCCGCTTCGACTTCATGTGGAAGATCCTGGTGCGCGATGCGCTCGGCCTCGCGATCCTGATCGACAACAGCCGGCCCGATCCGCTGGCGGACCTCGCGGCCTATCTCGATGGCTTCGCGGGTGCGCTCGAGACAATGCCTTGCGCGCTCGGCATCACGCGGCTGCCCACGCATCCTTCGCCCACGCTCGACGACTACGCCGGCGCGCTCGCGGCCCGCGGGCTGGTGCTGCCGGTGCTCGCCATGGACCCGCGTCGCAAGGACGACGTCGTTGCCCTGATCGAAACGCTGCTCATGCAGATCGAGGTGATCGACGAGGAGATCGCACCATGA
- a CDS encoding roadblock/LC7 domain-containing protein, producing MKIPHALELRAAAEARGVLDETSGVVSVVVATPDGFEIAHASLRDFDPSRIAAMASSMAAIGAVASQEARLGRCTCITVATDKGFALVSPVRNGGTELVVNVIANADAVLAQAMYRTAACVRALEAP from the coding sequence ATGAAGATTCCCCACGCGCTCGAGCTGCGCGCCGCGGCCGAGGCCCGCGGCGTGCTCGACGAGACGAGCGGCGTCGTCTCCGTGGTGGTCGCCACGCCCGACGGCTTCGAGATCGCTCATGCCAGCCTGCGCGACTTCGACCCCTCGCGCATCGCCGCGATGGCCAGTTCGATGGCCGCCATCGGCGCCGTGGCCTCGCAGGAGGCGCGCCTCGGTCGTTGCACCTGCATCACCGTGGCCACCGACAAGGGCTTCGCGCTTGTCAGCCCGGTGCGCAACGGCGGGACGGAACTGGTGGTGAACGTCATCGCCAATGCCGACGCGGTGCTCGCGCAGGCGATGTACCGGACCGCCGCATGCGTGCGGGCGCTCGAGGCGCCGTGA
- a CDS encoding nitroreductase — MHADTSISRSVRREALDLLLQRHSPWPLTDPAPSAQDLDLVFQAALRAPDHGQLQPWRFITIRGEARLALGEVFAQAARQRDPEEDGERFRNKAMAAPLLIAICARVLAPHKIPESEQVLAVGAAAMNMLNALHLLGYGGFWATGLNSYDPRVQRALGLGEADRLLGFLYVGTPKEATRAPERRAPESFVREWTGPAIDAAR; from the coding sequence ATGCACGCCGACACCTCCATCTCCCGTTCCGTCCGGCGCGAAGCGCTCGACCTGCTGCTGCAGCGCCATTCCCCCTGGCCACTGACCGACCCCGCACCCTCGGCGCAGGACCTCGACCTCGTCTTCCAGGCCGCGCTGCGCGCCCCCGACCACGGCCAGCTCCAGCCCTGGCGCTTCATCACCATCCGCGGCGAGGCCCGCCTCGCGCTCGGCGAGGTGTTCGCGCAGGCCGCGCGGCAACGCGATCCCGAAGAAGACGGCGAGCGCTTCCGCAACAAGGCGATGGCCGCGCCGCTGCTGATCGCGATCTGCGCGCGCGTGCTGGCGCCGCACAAGATCCCCGAGTCCGAACAGGTGCTGGCGGTCGGCGCCGCCGCGATGAACATGCTCAATGCGCTGCACCTGCTGGGCTATGGCGGCTTCTGGGCCACGGGGCTCAACAGCTACGACCCGCGGGTGCAGCGCGCGCTGGGCCTGGGCGAGGCGGACCGGCTGCTGGGCTTTCTCTACGTCGGCACGCCGAAGGAGGCGACGCGCGCGCCCGAGCGTCGCGCACCCGAGTCCTTCGTGCGCGAATGGACCGGCCCGGCGATCGACGCGGCGCGCTGA
- a CDS encoding 2'-5' RNA ligase family protein, with the protein MKSRRTAPASEQQLLLPGIDAPPPPLRTRARATPGERAPRKPPPAHVLFFAIHPGAEDAARIAAWSAQWHAERDLRAMHVEPERLHVTLHELGEHEELPRDKVELAIAAASRLHLPRFEVAFDGVARFAKGACVLLGGDHGEVAALAAFRQRLGEVLADAGFAPKRAFTPHLTVSYMRGAMEPATVEPVRWTAASFALIDSRRAEGVHEVLGRWALPG; encoded by the coding sequence ATGAAGTCCCGCCGCACCGCCCCCGCGAGCGAACAGCAACTGCTGCTGCCCGGCATCGACGCACCGCCGCCACCGCTGCGCACGCGAGCCCGCGCCACCCCTGGCGAACGCGCGCCGCGCAAGCCGCCGCCGGCGCACGTGCTGTTCTTCGCGATCCATCCCGGCGCGGAAGATGCCGCGCGCATCGCGGCCTGGAGCGCGCAATGGCATGCGGAACGGGACCTGCGGGCCATGCACGTCGAGCCCGAACGGCTGCACGTCACGCTGCATGAGCTGGGCGAGCACGAAGAGTTGCCGCGCGACAAGGTCGAGCTCGCGATCGCGGCCGCCTCGCGGCTGCACCTGCCGCGCTTCGAGGTGGCATTCGACGGCGTGGCGCGCTTCGCCAAGGGCGCCTGCGTGCTGCTCGGCGGCGACCACGGCGAAGTGGCGGCGCTAGCGGCCTTCCGGCAGCGCCTGGGCGAGGTGCTGGCCGATGCGGGCTTCGCGCCCAAGCGCGCCTTCACGCCGCACCTCACGGTGTCGTACATGCGCGGCGCGATGGAGCCCGCCACGGTCGAGCCGGTGCGCTGGACCGCCGCGAGCTTCGCGCTGATCGACAGCCGGCGCGCCGAGGGCGTGCACGAGGTGCTGGGCCGCTGGGCGCTGCCGGGCTGA
- a CDS encoding porin family protein, whose translation MPSNQTSLPKTSPLRTALLLSALLLAAAASMRASAADHGKDTTRLYVGGAIGRSSYSLPSSSRVPVPWGGEKNSKSGTAFKLYGGYRFTDTFGVEGGYARLGRVKQWNTSYSGFGAHSVLENGTGQVFYAAATARLPLGESFALNGRLGVAHGRVSAGNSHRLFGGESIGGNGTGLMAGFGAEYAVTRNLSITADYDYFGKVSKHAKAGLLTVGVRANF comes from the coding sequence ATGCCTTCCAACCAAACCTCGCTGCCCAAGACTTCGCCGCTGCGCACCGCGCTGCTCCTGTCCGCCCTGCTGCTGGCCGCCGCCGCGTCCATGCGTGCCAGCGCGGCGGACCACGGCAAGGACACGACGCGCCTGTACGTCGGCGGCGCCATCGGCCGCTCGAGCTACAGCCTGCCCTCGTCCTCGCGCGTGCCCGTGCCCTGGGGCGGCGAGAAGAACAGCAAGAGCGGCACCGCGTTCAAGCTCTATGGCGGCTATCGCTTCACCGACACCTTCGGCGTGGAAGGCGGCTATGCGCGGCTGGGCCGCGTGAAGCAGTGGAACACCAGCTACAGCGGATTCGGCGCGCACTCGGTGCTCGAGAACGGCACCGGCCAGGTGTTCTACGCGGCCGCCACCGCGCGGCTGCCGCTGGGCGAGTCGTTCGCGCTCAACGGCCGGCTCGGCGTGGCGCATGGCCGGGTATCGGCCGGCAACAGCCACCGCCTGTTTGGCGGCGAGAGCATCGGCGGCAACGGCACGGGCCTCATGGCCGGCTTCGGCGCGGAATACGCCGTGACGCGCAATCTCTCGATCACCGCCGACTACGACTACTTCGGCAAGGTCTCGAAGCACGCCAAGGCCGGCCTGCTGACCGTGGGCGTGCGCGCGAACTTCTGA
- a CDS encoding NAD(P)-dependent oxidoreductase, translating to MEPLGFIGLGVMGQPMALNLARAGTPLVVWNRSPARAEPLREAGAQVADTPAQVLRRTRIAILMLAHGEAIDEALGRGTPAFADNVAGRTIVHMGTTSAAYSQALADEVRTAGGRYVEAPVSGSRKPAEAGQLVAMLAGDADAVEALRPLLKPMCHETVVCGPVPQALLMKLSVNLFLITMVTGLAEAFHFADRHGLDTRKLVSVLEAGPMASAVSRMKAQKLFAQDFEVQASITDVLKNNRLVAEAARAAGVASPLLDACHALYGETQALGLGALDMAAVVRAIEVRTDTGAR from the coding sequence ATCGAACCCCTCGGATTCATCGGCCTGGGCGTCATGGGCCAGCCCATGGCGCTCAACCTCGCGCGCGCGGGCACGCCGCTGGTCGTGTGGAACCGCTCGCCCGCGCGCGCCGAGCCCTTGCGCGAAGCCGGCGCGCAGGTCGCCGACACGCCCGCGCAGGTGCTGCGCCGCACGCGCATCGCGATCCTGATGCTGGCCCACGGCGAGGCGATCGACGAAGCGCTGGGCCGCGGCACGCCGGCCTTCGCGGACAACGTGGCGGGGCGCACCATCGTCCACATGGGCACGACCTCGGCCGCGTACTCGCAGGCACTGGCCGACGAGGTCCGTACCGCGGGCGGGCGCTATGTCGAGGCGCCGGTCTCGGGCTCGCGCAAGCCGGCCGAGGCCGGGCAACTGGTGGCGATGCTCGCCGGCGACGCGGACGCGGTGGAGGCGCTGCGGCCGCTGCTCAAGCCCATGTGCCACGAGACCGTGGTCTGCGGCCCGGTGCCGCAGGCGCTGCTGATGAAGCTCTCGGTCAACCTGTTCCTGATCACCATGGTCACGGGCCTCGCGGAGGCCTTCCATTTCGCCGACCGCCATGGGCTCGACACGCGCAAGCTGGTGTCGGTGCTCGAGGCCGGGCCGATGGCCAGCGCCGTGTCGCGCATGAAGGCGCAGAAGCTGTTCGCGCAGGACTTCGAGGTGCAGGCCTCGATCACCGACGTGCTCAAGAACAACCGGCTGGTGGCCGAGGCGGCGCGCGCGGCCGGCGTGGCCTCGCCGCTGCTCGATGCCTGCCATGCGCTCTATGGCGAGACGCAGGCGCTGGGCCTGGGCGCGCTCGA